In one window of Methanosarcina vacuolata Z-761 DNA:
- a CDS encoding ABC transporter ATP-binding protein, with the protein MRLGVKVDLKKQYNETEINGKKSTKQAFTSTKKAFTLDISFEMGNELVVLFGPSGSGKTTLFKCISGITEPDDGKITVGSKVYYDKNQKINLPIQKRNLGYVFQNYTLFPHMNVRKNIECGLKGWEKENKEVRVAEMLDLLHIEELETRYPSQLSGGQKQRVALARALAPKPGILLLDEPFSALDMGIRTKLAEKIKNLQNKIGIPLLFITHNFEEAFLLADKILILHGGKAQQFGTPEEIFYHPENRHVADLIGLSNIFDEAKVERYDEESKNIILKSEDMRIKVKSQNLKPGDKVSWGIHPENITLLLPGSGPENHDENVYSAHVNSIISKGPRKRITLKLVRQNKTLIAEVPAQFVDSMKLCAGGLCLVKLETSKVVAFRSL; encoded by the coding sequence ATGAGATTGGGCGTAAAAGTTGACCTTAAAAAACAGTATAACGAAACTGAAATCAATGGCAAAAAAAGTACTAAGCAAGCTTTTACAAGTACTAAGAAAGCTTTTACGTTAGATATCAGCTTTGAAATGGGAAACGAACTTGTCGTACTTTTTGGGCCTTCAGGATCAGGAAAAACCACGTTGTTCAAATGTATTTCAGGTATCACGGAACCTGATGATGGAAAAATAACTGTGGGAAGTAAAGTTTACTACGACAAAAACCAGAAAATTAACCTGCCCATCCAGAAACGCAATCTTGGCTATGTTTTTCAGAACTATACCCTCTTTCCTCACATGAATGTTAGAAAAAACATAGAATGCGGCCTCAAAGGCTGGGAAAAAGAGAACAAGGAAGTAAGGGTTGCGGAAATGCTGGATCTTCTCCATATTGAAGAACTGGAAACCCGTTACCCGTCGCAGCTATCAGGCGGGCAGAAGCAGAGAGTTGCTCTGGCAAGGGCTCTTGCTCCCAAACCTGGGATTTTGCTTCTGGATGAACCGTTCTCCGCACTTGATATGGGAATAAGAACCAAACTTGCCGAAAAAATAAAAAATTTACAAAACAAGATTGGAATACCGTTGCTATTCATCACCCACAACTTTGAAGAAGCTTTCCTGCTGGCTGATAAAATCCTTATCTTGCACGGAGGAAAGGCTCAGCAGTTTGGAACTCCGGAAGAAATTTTTTACCATCCTGAAAACCGGCATGTGGCAGACCTCATTGGCCTGTCAAATATTTTTGATGAAGCTAAAGTAGAAAGGTATGATGAAGAATCAAAAAATATAATATTAAAAAGCGAGGATATGAGAATAAAAGTAAAATCTCAAAACCTCAAACCTGGAGATAAAGTTTCCTGGGGAATACATCCCGAGAACATAACTCTTCTTTTACCGGGTTCTGGTCCTGAAAATCATGATGAAAATGTCTATTCTGCACATGTCAATAGCATCATCAGTAAAGGGCCAAGAAAACGAATCACACTTAAGCTTGTCAGACAAAACAAAACTCTGATTGCAGAAGTTCCTGCGCAATTTGTTGATTCCATGAAGCTGTGTGCAGGTGGTTTATGCCTAGTTAAACTGGAAACGAGTAAAGTGGTTGCGTTCCGTAGCTTATAA
- the modB gene encoding molybdate ABC transporter permease subunit, whose translation MISMLDKIWFPLSLTLRVAAISSILVLCSGVTIAYVFARRDFRGKGLAELFVTLPLVLPPTVIGYILVILVGRNGFLGQIIFNALGTGIMFTWQAAVIAAYTVSLPLMVHTAKAAIEGVDREIEYAAYILGKSELETAMQITIPLAKKGILAGLILSFARAIGEFGATLMLAGNIPGKTNTMSISIYSAFQAGNNELANLLVLILVFMSLLTIALTGRFVGKLEV comes from the coding sequence ATGATTTCCATGCTGGACAAGATATGGTTTCCTTTATCTCTTACGCTCCGGGTAGCAGCCATATCGTCTATTCTCGTACTTTGTAGTGGTGTAACCATAGCCTACGTGTTTGCAAGGCGTGATTTTCGGGGAAAAGGGCTTGCGGAGTTATTCGTGACCCTTCCCCTTGTCCTTCCCCCCACTGTAATTGGTTACATTCTTGTGATTCTGGTGGGAAGAAATGGGTTTCTCGGACAGATAATTTTCAATGCTCTGGGAACCGGGATAATGTTTACCTGGCAGGCAGCAGTTATTGCGGCTTATACGGTTTCCCTTCCTCTCATGGTACATACCGCAAAAGCTGCCATTGAAGGAGTGGACAGGGAAATAGAGTATGCTGCCTATATCCTTGGAAAAAGTGAACTTGAGACTGCTATGCAAATAACAATCCCTCTTGCAAAAAAGGGAATACTGGCAGGACTGATACTCAGTTTTGCCAGGGCTATTGGAGAATTCGGGGCAACTCTCATGCTGGCAGGAAATATCCCGGGAAAAACGAACACAATGTCGATTTCAATATACAGCGCATTTCAGGCAGGCAATAACGAACTTGCCAATCTGCTTGTGTTAATCCTGGTCTTTATGTCCCTGCTGACCATTGCACTGACCGGCAGATTCGTAGGAAAACTTGAGGTATGA